One region of Pseudomonas alvandae genomic DNA includes:
- the lon gene encoding endopeptidase La has product MKTTIELPLLPLRDVVVYPHMVIPLFVGREKSIEALEAAMTGDKQILLIAQRNPADDDPGEDALYRVGTIATVLQLLKLPDGTVKVLVEGEQRGAVERFSEVDGYCRAEVSLIDEVDAPERESEVFVRSLLSQFEQYVQLGKKVPAEVLSSLNSIDEPGRLVDTMAAHMALKIEQKQEILEIIDLSARVEHVLALLDGEIDLLQVEKRIRGRVKKQMERSQREYYLNEQMKAIQKELGDGDEGHNEIEELKKRIDAAGLPKDALAKAQAELNKLKQMSPMSAEATVVRSYIDWLVQVPWKAQSKVRLDLARAEDILDADHYGLEEVKERILEYLAVQKRVKKIRGPVLCLVGPPGVGKTSLAESIAHATNRKFVRMALGGVRDEAEIRGHRRTYIGSMPGRLIQKMTKVGVRNPLFLLDEIDKMGSDMRGDPASALLEVLDPEQNHNFNDHYLEVDYDLSDVMFLCTSNSMNIPPALLDRMEVIRLPGYTEDEKINIAVKYLSPKQIQANGLKKGELEFDEEAIRDIIRYYTREAGVRGLERQIAKVCRKAVKEHALEKRFAVKVTSDSLEHFLGVRKFRYGLAEQQDQIGQVTGLAWTQVGGELLTIEAAVVPGKGQLIKTGSLGDVMVESITAALTVVRSRARSLGIPLDFHEKRDTHIHMPEGATPKDGPSAGVGMCTALVSALTGIPVRADVAMTGEITLRGQVLAIGGLKEKLLAAHRGGIKIVIIPEENVRDLKEIPDNIKQDLQIKPVKWIDEVLQIALQYAPEPLPDVAPEIVAKEEKRESDSKERISTH; this is encoded by the coding sequence ATGAAGACAACCATCGAATTGCCTCTCCTGCCATTGCGCGATGTCGTGGTGTATCCGCACATGGTTATCCCGCTGTTCGTGGGGCGCGAGAAGTCCATCGAAGCCCTTGAGGCCGCGATGACGGGTGATAAGCAGATTCTTCTGATCGCTCAGAGAAATCCTGCCGACGACGATCCCGGCGAAGACGCACTTTATCGCGTAGGTACGATTGCAACGGTCCTGCAATTGCTCAAGCTGCCCGACGGCACCGTCAAGGTCCTGGTTGAAGGCGAGCAGCGTGGGGCAGTCGAGCGTTTCAGCGAAGTGGACGGGTATTGCCGTGCCGAGGTCTCGCTGATCGACGAAGTCGATGCGCCGGAGCGTGAATCCGAGGTGTTTGTCCGCAGCCTGCTGTCGCAGTTCGAACAGTACGTGCAATTGGGCAAGAAGGTGCCAGCCGAGGTCCTGTCGTCGCTCAACAGCATCGACGAGCCCGGACGCCTGGTCGACACGATGGCGGCCCACATGGCCCTCAAGATCGAGCAGAAGCAGGAAATTCTTGAAATCATCGATTTGTCGGCCCGTGTCGAACACGTACTGGCCTTGCTCGATGGCGAGATCGACTTGCTGCAGGTCGAGAAGCGCATTCGCGGGCGCGTGAAGAAACAGATGGAGCGCAGCCAGCGCGAGTACTACCTGAACGAGCAGATGAAGGCCATTCAGAAAGAGCTCGGCGACGGCGATGAAGGTCATAACGAAATCGAAGAGCTGAAGAAGCGCATCGATGCCGCCGGCCTGCCAAAGGATGCCCTTGCCAAGGCCCAGGCCGAGCTGAACAAACTCAAGCAGATGTCGCCGATGTCGGCCGAAGCCACCGTGGTGCGTTCCTACATCGACTGGCTGGTCCAGGTGCCGTGGAAGGCCCAGAGCAAGGTTCGCCTGGACCTGGCGCGTGCCGAAGACATCCTGGATGCGGACCACTACGGTCTGGAAGAGGTCAAGGAGCGCATCCTTGAATACCTCGCCGTGCAAAAACGCGTGAAAAAGATTCGTGGCCCGGTGCTGTGCCTGGTTGGGCCTCCGGGGGTCGGTAAAACCTCCCTGGCGGAATCGATTGCCCACGCCACCAACCGCAAGTTCGTTCGGATGGCACTGGGTGGCGTGCGTGACGAGGCTGAAATTCGCGGCCATCGTCGGACGTACATCGGCTCCATGCCAGGAAGATTGATTCAAAAGATGACAAAGGTGGGCGTGCGCAACCCTCTGTTCCTCTTGGATGAAATCGACAAGATGGGCAGCGATATGCGCGGTGATCCGGCATCTGCGTTGCTCGAAGTGCTCGATCCCGAGCAGAATCACAACTTCAACGACCACTATCTGGAAGTTGATTACGACCTGTCGGACGTGATGTTCCTTTGCACCTCCAACTCGATGAATATTCCGCCAGCGTTGCTGGACCGGATGGAGGTGATTCGTCTGCCGGGCTACACCGAAGACGAGAAGATCAACATCGCCGTCAAATACCTTTCGCCGAAGCAGATCCAGGCCAATGGCCTGAAAAAGGGCGAGCTGGAATTCGACGAGGAAGCGATCCGCGACATCATTCGTTACTACACTCGCGAGGCCGGTGTACGTGGCCTGGAGCGTCAGATCGCCAAGGTCTGCCGCAAGGCGGTGAAGGAACATGCTCTGGAGAAACGCTTTGCGGTCAAGGTGACTTCGGACTCGCTGGAGCATTTCCTGGGCGTGCGCAAATTCCGCTACGGCCTGGCGGAGCAGCAGGACCAGATCGGGCAGGTGACCGGCCTGGCGTGGACGCAAGTCGGTGGCGAGCTGTTGACCATCGAAGCCGCCGTCGTACCGGGCAAGGGCCAGTTGATCAAGACCGGCTCCCTGGGGGATGTCATGGTCGAATCGATCACTGCGGCGCTGACGGTTGTTCGCAGCCGTGCTCGTAGCCTGGGCATTCCGCTGGATTTCCATGAAAAGCGCGACACCCATATCCACATGCCTGAAGGTGCGACGCCCAAGGACGGTCCGAGTGCTGGCGTAGGCATGTGCACGGCATTGGTATCGGCGCTGACCGGCATTCCGGTGCGGGCCGATGTGGCCATGACCGGGGAAATCACCCTGCGTGGCCAGGTGCTGGCGATTGGCGGCCTGAAGGAAAAACTGCTGGCGGCTCACCGTGGTGGCATCAAGATCGTGATCATTCCTGAAGAGAATGTTCGTGATCTGAAGGAAATTCCTGACAACATCAAGCAGGATCTTCAGATCAAACCGGTTAAATGGATTGACGAGGTCCTGCAAATTGCGCTGCAATACGCGCCGGAGCCCTTGCCGGATGTGGCTCCGGAGATTGTCGCGAAGGAAGAAAAGCGAGAGTCTGACTCTAAGGAAAGAATTAGCACGCATTAA
- a CDS encoding DUF3422 domain-containing protein, translated as MHPQRKELHNELHARPSLYFDEPAHVFHLALLGDNVRCEKLLGQLCPDTVASEAAQGITRLDGHPLKWERHTEFFTLTLVVAAGSHALQWAALPECLARGIEEHREHIINAVQVLVRGEAGLDLASYGFKDPCGSSVGGGDAVVWSDFRLTEDGTNRLLFINRKLNAYRQGRMIRRLLEIETYRMMASLSLSTAKALDPQLNEFDRTLVALSERNANASGVHAKALLEDITQLSRQVVSSTVKNRHRFSATRAYAQLVFERLGELRESHLGDCQRLGVFIERRFKPTVRYCAATEQRLEQLAMSVANLGDLLQARVQVEMEDQNAEILRSLNARADAQIKIQRAVEGLSIIAITYYLINLFKLVYSGLHTLGANLSARDALLGMAPPVLLIMLLIMLRIRKAKSH; from the coding sequence ATGCATCCCCAACGAAAAGAACTGCACAACGAATTGCACGCCCGCCCGTCACTGTATTTCGACGAACCGGCCCACGTCTTTCACTTGGCCTTGCTGGGTGACAACGTCCGATGCGAAAAGCTGCTCGGGCAGTTGTGCCCCGACACGGTGGCGAGCGAGGCCGCACAGGGCATCACCCGGCTGGACGGGCATCCTCTGAAGTGGGAGCGCCACACCGAATTCTTCACCCTGACCCTGGTCGTTGCGGCGGGCAGCCATGCGCTGCAGTGGGCCGCCTTGCCCGAGTGCCTGGCGCGGGGCATCGAAGAACACCGCGAGCACATCATCAACGCCGTTCAGGTGCTGGTGCGCGGCGAAGCAGGACTCGACCTGGCCAGCTACGGCTTCAAGGACCCGTGCGGCTCCAGTGTCGGCGGCGGCGATGCCGTGGTCTGGAGCGACTTTCGACTGACCGAGGACGGTACCAATCGCTTGCTGTTCATCAATCGAAAACTCAACGCCTACCGCCAGGGACGGATGATCCGGCGGCTGTTGGAAATCGAAACCTATCGCATGATGGCGTCGTTGTCGCTGAGCACCGCCAAGGCACTGGACCCGCAACTGAATGAGTTCGATCGCACCCTCGTGGCGCTTTCCGAGCGCAATGCAAACGCCAGCGGTGTGCATGCCAAGGCCTTGCTGGAAGATATCACCCAACTGTCCCGCCAGGTCGTCAGCAGTACCGTCAAGAATCGCCACCGGTTCAGCGCTACCCGAGCCTATGCGCAACTGGTCTTCGAACGCCTGGGCGAGTTGCGGGAAAGCCACCTGGGTGACTGTCAGCGATTGGGCGTGTTCATCGAGCGGCGCTTCAAACCGACGGTGCGGTATTGCGCCGCCACCGAACAGCGTCTTGAACAACTGGCCATGAGCGTTGCCAACCTGGGCGACCTGCTGCAAGCCCGTGTACAGGTCGAGATGGAGGACCAGAACGCGGAAATCCTGCGCAGCCTCAACGCCCGCGCTGACGCACAAATCAAGATTCAACGTGCCGTGGAAGGTTTATCCATCATCGCCATCACCTACTACCTGATCAACTTGTTCAAACTGGTCTATAGCGGGCTGCATACGCTGGGGGCGAATCTGTCTGCCCGTGACGCGCTACTGGGCATGGCGCCGCCGGTATTGTTGATCATGCTGCTGATCATGCTTCGCATCAGGAAGGCCAAGAGTCACTAG
- a CDS encoding carbon-nitrogen hydrolase family protein: MRKFLYLLFSLALLAVLITYASWTADRPMGHYLSDLRINLAVDQGTPADRGNLLGIQPELFPTDYQSPERLHRKLAAYLQTARDQGFLNDKTIVVLPEHIGTWLMVSGEKDEVYQAPTLKQAMHWLALSNPLAFLRALAAAQGDNRLDDAYLRMKAGAMARDYQILFGGLAREFNVTLVAGSIVLPEPSVNEGELTVGRGALYNSSLVFGRDGRPIGQPQRQRYPAFDQQDVLQAEPDATHVIETPAGRLGVLIGTDSWYPLHYRQLNEQGAQLIAVPAFVVGRDAWNKPWNGYKGLTTPSEVSLKPGEVNEGQAWRRLTLTSRLPVSQARGGVSVFLRGQFWDSGSAGQSFISHDGQQFADGEARGARLLNLWL; this comes from the coding sequence ATGCGCAAATTTCTGTACCTGCTGTTCTCCCTGGCGTTGTTGGCCGTCCTGATCACCTACGCCTCGTGGACAGCAGACCGCCCGATGGGCCATTACCTGTCGGATCTGCGGATCAACCTGGCGGTCGACCAAGGCACCCCCGCCGATCGAGGCAACCTGCTGGGTATCCAGCCTGAATTATTCCCCACCGACTACCAGAGCCCCGAACGCTTGCATCGAAAGCTCGCGGCCTACCTGCAAACCGCTCGCGACCAAGGCTTTCTCAACGACAAGACCATCGTGGTCCTGCCCGAGCACATCGGTACCTGGTTGATGGTCAGCGGTGAAAAAGACGAGGTGTACCAGGCACCGACCTTGAAACAAGCCATGCATTGGCTGGCGCTCAGCAACCCGCTGGCGTTCCTTCGCGCGTTGGCCGCCGCCCAGGGCGACAACCGCCTGGACGATGCGTACCTGCGCATGAAGGCAGGCGCCATGGCCCGCGACTATCAAATCCTGTTCGGCGGGCTCGCCAGGGAATTCAACGTAACGCTGGTGGCCGGTTCCATCGTCCTGCCCGAGCCCAGCGTCAATGAAGGCGAACTGACCGTCGGGCGCGGCGCCCTGTACAACAGCAGCCTGGTGTTCGGCCGCGACGGCCGCCCCATCGGCCAGCCCCAGCGTCAACGCTATCCGGCCTTTGACCAGCAGGACGTGCTGCAGGCCGAGCCAGACGCCACGCATGTGATAGAAACGCCCGCTGGACGCCTGGGCGTGCTGATCGGTACCGACAGTTGGTACCCGCTGCACTATCGGCAACTCAACGAACAAGGCGCGCAACTGATCGCCGTACCAGCCTTCGTCGTCGGTCGCGATGCCTGGAACAAACCCTGGAACGGCTATAAAGGCCTGACCACCCCGAGCGAAGTGAGCCTCAAGCCCGGTGAAGTGAACGAAGGCCAGGCCTGGCGACGCCTGACATTGACCAGCCGATTGCCGGTCAGCCAGGCGCGTGGCGGTGTCAGCGTGTTCCTGCGCGGGCAATTCTGGGACAGCGGCAGCGCCGGCCAGAGTTTCATCAGCCACGACGGCCAGCAATTCGCCGACGGCGAAGCCCGTGGCGCACGCCTGCTCAACCTGTGGCTGTGA
- a CDS encoding DUF2242 domain-containing protein, with protein MFRSLHMRTVGLALLLAVATGCSSKKTAIYEHENFDDSGTFSRTYPVTDVATCEAGRRALLSQGYIITSSDPKLVSGHKSFQQTGDTHMEISFNLVCAEDGGPGHRATIFANALQDRYALKKINNSASLGVGVLGSVSMPIGSSDDSMVKVASETVSAAKFYERFFTLVELFLPPEAKKAVETGDKPKTELGVPEPKAEPAALAPPPAPQPAALQAPEPTPAPAPATPVEPAPAVSEPVAPPVEPAPIAPSEPESSAPSSTETITPPPASSLPAPTEPIQPLPAS; from the coding sequence ATGTTCAGATCACTTCACATGCGCACCGTTGGGCTGGCATTGCTGCTGGCCGTCGCAACCGGTTGTTCCTCCAAGAAGACGGCCATCTACGAGCACGAGAATTTTGATGATTCGGGCACGTTCTCGCGCACTTATCCGGTGACTGATGTGGCGACCTGTGAGGCGGGCCGTCGGGCATTGCTCAGCCAGGGATACATCATCACCAGCAGCGATCCGAAGCTGGTCAGCGGTCACAAGAGTTTCCAGCAGACCGGTGACACCCACATGGAGATCAGTTTCAATCTGGTCTGCGCCGAGGACGGCGGCCCCGGACATCGCGCGACCATATTCGCCAATGCCCTGCAGGACCGTTATGCCCTGAAGAAAATCAATAACTCCGCCAGCCTGGGCGTGGGGGTATTGGGGTCTGTGTCGATGCCGATTGGCTCTTCGGATGATTCTATGGTCAAGGTGGCCAGCGAAACCGTGTCGGCAGCCAAGTTCTACGAGCGTTTCTTTACGTTGGTGGAACTCTTCCTGCCTCCGGAAGCAAAAAAAGCCGTCGAGACCGGCGACAAACCGAAAACCGAGCTAGGCGTTCCCGAGCCCAAGGCCGAACCGGCTGCATTGGCTCCCCCTCCAGCCCCTCAGCCGGCGGCGCTGCAGGCACCCGAACCGACGCCAGCCCCTGCACCTGCGACGCCGGTCGAACCCGCTCCCGCTGTGTCGGAGCCGGTCGCACCACCGGTCGAGCCCGCGCCGATTGCCCCCAGCGAGCCCGAGTCCTCTGCACCTTCGTCGACGGAAACCATTACGCCGCCACCGGCCAGTTCCCTGCCGGCGCCGACCGAGCCCATCCAGCCACTTCCTGCGTCCTGA
- a CDS encoding HU family DNA-binding protein yields MNKSELIDAIAASADIPKAAAGRALDAVIESVTGALKAGDSVVLVGFGTFSVTDRPARVGRNPQTGKTLQIAAAKKPGFKAGKALKEAVN; encoded by the coding sequence GTGAACAAGTCGGAACTGATTGATGCTATCGCTGCATCCGCTGATATCCCGAAAGCTGCTGCTGGCCGTGCGCTGGACGCTGTAATCGAATCCGTCACTGGCGCTCTCAAGGCTGGCGACTCTGTTGTTCTGGTTGGTTTCGGTACGTTCTCCGTTACCGACCGTCCAGCTCGTGTTGGTCGCAACCCGCAGACCGGCAAGACGCTGCAGATCGCTGCTGCCAAAAAGCCAGGCTTCAAAGCTGGTAAAGCGCTGAAAGAAGCCGTTAACTAA
- a CDS encoding AraC family transcriptional regulator, producing MKPQPMRLGDLSVGFVHSLADAVASHGQDPLPLLEQYGLDAARLAEPGARLSIPRYMRLGHAAIQLTRDPALGLRMGQLSRLSQAGLAGVTAAQAPTVREAARCMIRFEPLYGSNYRGQSSFHEDARGAWLRFYSISPYNAYNRFVVDSIIAGWLQQLSSISDVPLRAERIEIEFQEPQYLEAYRVLGECPIQFGAEQNQLRLGLDSLAQRNRQHCPSTWHHLVQLCERELEQLTRTRSLRERIIQLLGPLLNGGREPDLEEVAMRLKLPTWTLRRKLAEEGTQYRAILNDTRRDLAMTYIRDTELAFGEIAYLLGFASAEAFQRAFKRWNNQTPGEFRRSRKGA from the coding sequence ATGAAGCCGCAACCGATGCGCCTGGGCGACCTGTCCGTAGGTTTCGTCCACAGCCTCGCTGATGCAGTGGCCAGCCATGGGCAGGATCCTCTGCCACTGCTTGAACAGTACGGCCTCGATGCGGCGCGCCTGGCCGAACCCGGGGCTCGCCTGTCGATTCCGCGCTACATGCGCCTGGGTCATGCCGCGATCCAACTGACCCGGGATCCGGCCCTGGGCCTGCGCATGGGCCAGCTCAGCCGCTTGAGCCAGGCCGGGCTGGCCGGCGTCACCGCGGCGCAAGCACCTACCGTGCGCGAAGCCGCACGCTGCATGATCCGCTTCGAACCCCTGTACGGTTCCAACTACCGTGGGCAATCGAGTTTCCACGAGGACGCCAGAGGTGCGTGGCTGCGGTTCTATTCCATCAGTCCGTATAACGCCTATAACCGCTTTGTCGTGGATTCGATCATCGCCGGCTGGCTCCAACAGCTGTCCAGCATAAGCGACGTCCCGCTGCGGGCTGAACGTATCGAAATCGAATTCCAGGAGCCGCAGTACCTGGAGGCCTATCGTGTTTTAGGCGAGTGCCCGATCCAGTTCGGCGCCGAACAGAACCAGCTGCGCCTGGGCCTGGACAGTCTTGCCCAGCGCAACCGCCAGCATTGCCCAAGCACCTGGCACCATCTGGTCCAATTATGTGAGCGGGAATTGGAGCAACTGACACGAACCCGCAGCTTGCGTGAGCGCATCATCCAATTGCTGGGACCTTTGCTCAATGGCGGACGGGAGCCGGATCTCGAAGAAGTGGCCATGCGCCTGAAGTTGCCGACCTGGACGTTGCGTCGCAAGCTGGCTGAAGAAGGTACGCAATACAGGGCCATTCTCAACGACACCCGCCGAGACCTGGCCATGACGTACATTCGCGACACGGAACTGGCCTTCGGCGAAATCGCCTACCTGCTCGGGTTTGCCTCAGCCGAGGCGTTCCAGCGTGCTTTCAAGCGCTGGAACAACCAGACGCCGGGAGAGTTTCGTCGCAGTCGCAAGGGCGCTTGA
- a CDS encoding SurA N-terminal domain-containing protein, protein MLQNIRDNSQGWIAKTIIGVIVALMALTGFDAIFKATTNSNEAAKVNGENISQNELSQAVDMQRRQLMQQLGKDFDASLLDEKMLRDSALKGLIDRKLLLQGAHDAKFAFSEAALDQVILQTPEFQVDGKFSPERFDQVIRQLGYGRLQFRQMLAQEMLIGQLRAGLAGSGFVTDAQVLAFARLEKQTRDFATLTVKADPSAVKLTDDEVKAYYDQHAKEFMTPDQVVIDYLELKKASFFDQVSVNDEDLQAAYQKEIANLSEQRRAAHILIEVNDKVTEAQAKAKIEEIQARLAKGESFEALAKEYSQDPGSANNGGDLGYAGPGVYDPEFEKALYALNKDQVSAPVRTDFGLHLIKLLGVEAPEVPTFASLKDKLTRELKTQQVEQRFVEATKQLEDASFEASDLAQPAQDLKLTVHTSAPFGREGGEGIAANRAVVTAAFSPEVLEEGANSTAIELDPETVVVLRAKEHRKPEQMPLESVAGPIRAQLAKEHASAAAKTRADELIASLRDGKAALDKPVNGQGWKAVEAATRGQEGVDPAVLQALFRMPKPESKDNPTFASVTLADGSVTVLRLNGVNEAAAPTEAEKTEYRRYLASRVGQQDFAAYRKQLESQADIKRF, encoded by the coding sequence ATGCTGCAGAATATCAGGGACAATTCACAAGGCTGGATTGCCAAGACCATCATCGGGGTCATCGTCGCATTGATGGCGTTGACCGGTTTCGATGCCATTTTCAAAGCCACCACCAACAGTAACGAAGCGGCCAAGGTCAACGGCGAAAACATCAGCCAGAACGAGCTGAGCCAGGCGGTCGACATGCAACGCCGCCAGCTCATGCAACAGTTGGGCAAGGATTTCGACGCTTCGTTGTTGGACGAAAAAATGCTGCGCGACTCGGCGCTCAAGGGCCTGATCGATCGCAAATTGCTGTTGCAAGGTGCCCATGACGCGAAATTCGCGTTCTCCGAAGCCGCGCTGGACCAAGTGATCCTGCAAACGCCTGAGTTTCAGGTCGACGGCAAGTTCAGCCCCGAGCGTTTCGATCAAGTGATTCGCCAGTTGGGTTATGGTCGCTTGCAATTCCGCCAGATGTTGGCCCAGGAAATGCTGATCGGCCAATTGCGCGCCGGCCTGGCCGGCAGCGGCTTCGTCACCGATGCCCAGGTGCTGGCGTTCGCCCGCCTGGAAAAGCAGACGCGTGACTTCGCCACCCTGACCGTCAAGGCAGATCCATCGGCGGTGAAGTTGACCGACGACGAGGTCAAGGCTTACTACGACCAGCATGCCAAGGAATTCATGACGCCTGACCAGGTTGTCATCGATTACCTTGAATTGAAGAAAGCGTCGTTCTTCGACCAAGTCAGCGTCAACGACGAAGATTTGCAAGCGGCCTATCAGAAAGAGATCGCCAATCTGTCTGAACAACGACGGGCTGCGCATATCCTGATCGAAGTGAACGACAAGGTCACCGAAGCCCAGGCCAAGGCGAAAATCGAGGAAATCCAGGCTCGCCTGGCCAAAGGCGAATCGTTCGAGGCGTTGGCGAAGGAATACTCCCAGGACCCGGGTTCGGCAAACAATGGCGGTGACCTGGGTTATGCCGGGCCAGGTGTCTACGACCCCGAGTTTGAAAAGGCGCTGTACGCCTTGAACAAGGATCAGGTATCGGCGCCGGTGCGAACCGATTTCGGCTTGCACCTGATCAAGCTGCTGGGCGTGGAAGCACCTGAGGTTCCGACCTTTGCGAGCCTGAAGGACAAGCTCACTCGCGAATTGAAGACCCAGCAGGTGGAGCAACGCTTCGTTGAAGCGACCAAGCAATTGGAAGATGCGTCGTTCGAAGCTTCGGACCTCGCCCAACCGGCCCAGGACCTGAAGCTGACCGTGCATACGTCGGCGCCGTTCGGTCGTGAAGGCGGTGAAGGGATTGCGGCCAACCGCGCCGTAGTCACTGCTGCGTTCAGCCCGGAAGTCCTGGAGGAGGGCGCCAACAGCACCGCCATCGAACTGGACCCGGAAACGGTCGTGGTGCTGCGTGCCAAGGAGCACCGCAAGCCTGAGCAAATGCCGCTGGAAAGCGTGGCCGGTCCTATCCGCGCCCAGTTGGCCAAGGAGCACGCCAGCGCGGCAGCCAAGACTCGTGCAGACGAGCTGATCGCCAGCCTGCGTGATGGCAAGGCTGCGTTGGACAAGCCCGTCAATGGCCAAGGCTGGAAAGCCGTCGAAGCGGCTACCCGTGGCCAGGAGGGTGTTGACCCTGCGGTGTTGCAGGCGTTGTTCCGCATGCCCAAGCCTGAGTCGAAGGACAATCCGACGTTTGCCAGCGTGACCTTGGCTGACGGCAGCGTGACGGTGTTGCGCTTGAATGGCGTAAACGAAGCGGCGGCACCGACCGAGGCAGAAAAAACCGAGTATCGCCGCTACCTGGCGTCCCGTGTCGGCCAGCAGGACTTCGCGGCTTATCGCAAGCAGTTGGAAAGCCAGGCAGACATCAAGCGTTTCTGA
- a CDS encoding FAD-dependent oxidoreductase — translation MTAPHYPHLLAPLDLGFTTLRNRTLMGSMHTGLEEKPGGFERMAAYFAERARGGVGLMVTGGIGPNDEGGVYSGAAKLTTEEEALKHQIVTRAVHEAGGKICMQILHAGRYAYSPKQVAPSAIQAPINPFKPKELDEEGIEKQISDFVTCSVLAQKAEYDGVEIMGSEGYFINQFLAAHTNHRTDRWGGSYENRMRLPVEIVRRVREAVGPNFIIIFRLSMLDLVEGGSTWDEIVQLAQAIEQAGATIINTGIGWHEARIPTIATKVPRAAFSKVTAKLRGSVGIPLITTNRINTPDVAERILAEGDADMVSMARPFLADPEFVNKAAEGRADEINTCIGCNQACLDHTFGGKLTSCLVNPRACHETELNYLPVTQVKKIAVVGAGPAGLSAATVAAERGHQVTLFDAASEIGGQFNVAKRVPGKEEFFETLRYFKRKLQTTHVELCLDSRVDVAQLVAGGYDEIILATGIAPRVPAIPGVEHPKVLSYLDVILERKPVGRSVAVIGAGGIGFDVSEFLVHQGVATSQDREAFWKEWGIDTHLQARGGVAGIKAEPHAPARQVFLLQRKKSKVGDGLGKTTGWIHRTGLKNKQVQMLNSVEYLKIDDEGLHIRIGETGEPQVLPVDNIVICAGQDPLRELQEGLEAAGQTVHLIGGADVAAELDAKRAIDQGSRLAAQL, via the coding sequence ATGACCGCCCCTCATTACCCGCATTTGCTGGCCCCGCTGGACCTCGGCTTTACTACGTTGCGCAACCGCACCCTGATGGGGTCGATGCACACCGGTCTCGAGGAGAAGCCGGGTGGCTTCGAGCGCATGGCGGCGTATTTCGCCGAGCGCGCCCGCGGCGGCGTGGGCCTGATGGTGACCGGCGGGATCGGGCCTAACGATGAAGGTGGCGTTTATTCCGGCGCGGCCAAGCTGACCACCGAGGAAGAAGCCCTCAAGCACCAGATCGTTACCCGGGCAGTGCATGAGGCGGGGGGCAAGATCTGCATGCAGATTCTTCACGCCGGCCGCTATGCCTATAGCCCCAAGCAGGTGGCACCGAGCGCGATCCAGGCACCGATCAACCCGTTCAAGCCCAAGGAGCTGGACGAAGAGGGCATCGAGAAACAGATCAGCGATTTCGTCACCTGTTCGGTGCTGGCCCAGAAGGCCGAGTACGACGGTGTCGAGATCATGGGCTCGGAAGGCTACTTCATTAACCAGTTCCTGGCGGCCCACACCAACCACCGGACCGACCGCTGGGGCGGCAGCTATGAAAACCGCATGCGCCTGCCGGTGGAAATCGTGCGCCGCGTACGCGAGGCGGTCGGCCCCAATTTCATCATCATCTTCCGCCTGTCGATGCTCGACCTCGTGGAAGGCGGCAGCACTTGGGATGAGATCGTTCAATTGGCCCAGGCCATCGAACAGGCCGGTGCTACGATCATCAACACCGGTATCGGTTGGCACGAGGCGCGGATTCCCACCATCGCCACCAAGGTGCCGCGGGCAGCGTTCAGTAAAGTCACCGCCAAGCTGCGTGGCTCGGTGGGCATTCCGCTGATTACCACCAACCGTATCAACACGCCTGACGTGGCCGAGCGGATCCTGGCGGAAGGCGATGCCGACATGGTGTCCATGGCGCGGCCCTTCCTCGCGGACCCGGAATTCGTCAACAAGGCCGCCGAAGGCCGGGCGGACGAGATCAATACCTGCATCGGCTGCAACCAGGCCTGCCTGGACCATACGTTTGGCGGCAAGCTCACCAGTTGCCTGGTGAATCCGCGGGCGTGCCATGAGACTGAGCTCAATTACCTGCCGGTCACCCAGGTGAAGAAAATCGCCGTGGTCGGCGCCGGTCCTGCCGGGTTGTCCGCAGCTACCGTGGCGGCCGAACGGGGGCATCAGGTGACATTGTTCGATGCCGCCAGCGAAATAGGCGGTCAGTTCAATGTCGCCAAGCGTGTGCCGGGCAAGGAAGAGTTCTTTGAAACCCTGCGCTACTTCAAGCGCAAGTTGCAGACCACCCACGTCGAGCTGTGCCTCGATTCCCGCGTCGATGTGGCGCAGTTGGTGGCCGGCGGTTACGACGAAATCATCCTGGCGACCGGCATTGCGCCGCGTGTACCGGCGATCCCGGGGGTGGAACATCCCAAGGTGCTGAGTTACCTGGACGTGATCCTCGAACGCAAGCCGGTTGGCCGCAGTGTCGCGGTGATTGGTGCCGGCGGGATTGGGTTTGACGTGTCGGAATTCCTGGTCCATCAAGGTGTTGCGACCAGTCAGGACCGCGAGGCGTTCTGGAAGGAATGGGGGATCGATACCCACCTCCAGGCGCGTGGCGGTGTCGCCGGGATAAAGGCCGAGCCCCATGCTCCGGCGCGCCAGGTGTTCCTGTTGCAGCGCAAGAAGTCCAAGGTCGGCGATGGCCTGGGCAAGACCACCGGCTGGATTCATCGCACCGGCTTGAAGAACAAGCAGGTGCAGATGCTCAACAGCGTCGAATACCTGAAGATCGACGATGAGGGCCTGCACATTCGCATTGGCGAGACGGGCGAGCCGCAAGTGCTACCGGTGGACAACATCGTCATCTGCGCCGGGCAGGATCCGCTGCGCGAATTGCAGGAAGGCCTGGAAGCGGCTGGGCAGACTGTCCATCTCATCGGCGGTGCCGATGTGGCGGCGGAACTGGACGCCAAGCGTGCCATCGACCAGGGTTCGCGGCTCGCGGCGCAGTTGTAA